The following coding sequences lie in one Girardinichthys multiradiatus isolate DD_20200921_A chromosome 13, DD_fGirMul_XY1, whole genome shotgun sequence genomic window:
- the dnai2b gene encoding dynein axonemal intermediate chain 2 isoform X3, giving the protein MWFHTQVNTERFESNSCGMNHVEGGWPKDINPKDVEQTIRFRKKVEKEENYINCLQHLGSVMEHCIKQNNAIDIYQQYFEEDEELEESSELPSAKTINILRDPNEVKRTITSLSWHPDGGRKLAAAYCNLGFQKNPKDMSLDSYIWEIENPSCPEMTLKPESPLVCLDYNPKDPHTLVGGSYNGQIAYWDTRRGSQPVEYSSLEHSHRDPVYKIIWLQSKTGTEAFSASTDGQVLWWDVRKLSEPTERLVLDPGREGNLDRALGAISLEFEPTMPTKFMVGTEQGLVVSCNRKAKTAAEKIVCTYDGHHGPIYALQRNPFFPKNFLTVGDWTARIWSEDIKESSIMWTKYQMSYLMDACWSPVRPSVFFTVKMEGVLDIWDILFKQSDPSLSVKVSDKALYSLRVQDNGQLVACGSQNGEATLLEICSGLSTLQKNEKSLAAAMFERETKREKILEARQREIRLKERSRSEQSREDEAGREDGEDNLEQLIARAENDFYSLVEAEMRRRERREETPQENDVCDEREVQNGVENGKTGDETGNTDLS; this is encoded by the exons ATGTGGTTTCACACTCAG GTGAACACTGAGCGCTTTGAGTCCAACAGTTGTGGTATGAACCATGTGGAGGGCGGATGGCCAAAAGACATCAACCCGAAGGACGTGGAACAAACCATCCGCTTCAGGAAGAAGGTGGAAAAAGAGGAGAACTACATCAACTGCCTCCAGCACCTGGGCAGC GTCATGGAGCACTGCATTAAGCAGAACAACGCCATAGACATCTACCAGCAGTACTTCGAGGAAGATGAGGAGTTGGAGGAAAGTTCAGAGTTGCCGTCTGCAAAGACCATTAACATCCTCAG AGATCCCAACGAAGTGAAACGTACCATCACCAGCCTGTCGTGGCACCCTGATGGTGGCAGGAAGCTGGCCGCGGCCTACTGCAACCTTGGGTTccaaaaaaaccccaaagaTATGAGCTTGGACTCCTACATCTGGGAAATTG AGAACCCAAGCTGCCCTGAGATGACTCTGAAACCAGAATCTCCACTTGTCTGTCTGGACTACAACCCAAAGGACCCCCACACTCTTGTGGGGGGCAGCTACAATGGCCAGATTG CTTACTGGGACACTCGCAGAGGCAGTCAGCCTGTGGAGTATTCTTCTTTGGAGCACAGTCACAGAGATCCAGTTTACAAGATCATCTGGTTGCAGTCTAAGACTGGGACAGAGGCCTTCTCTGCCTCCACCGACGGACAG GTTCTGTGGTGGGATGTTCGCAAGCTGAGCGAGCCAACAGAGCGTCTGGTTTTGGACCCGGGGCGGGAGGGGAATCTGGACCGAGCTTTAGGTGCCATCTCTCTGGAGTTTGAGCCCACCATG CCCACGAAGTTCATGGTGGGCACTGAGCAGGGCCTGGTGGTCTCCTGCAACAGGAAGGCAAAGACTGCAGCAGAGAAAATTGTTTGCACATACGACGGCCACCATGGACCCATCTACGCCCTGCAGAGGAATCCCTTCTTCCCCAAAAACTTTCTcactgttggggactggacggCCCGCATCTGGTCAGAAGACATCAAGGAGTCGTCCATCATGTGGACCAA GTACCAGATGTCTTACCTAATGGACGCCTGCTGGAGTCCAGTGAGACCTTCTGTCTTCTTCACTGTGAAGATGGAGGGCGTGCTGGACATCTGGGACATCCTGTTCAAACAGAGTGACCCCAGTCTGAGTGTCAAG GTGAGTGACAAAGCTCTGTACAGCCTCCGCGTTCAGGATAACGGCCAGCTGGTGGCGTGTGGCTCCCAAAACGGGGAAGCCACGCTGCTGGAGATCTGCTCCGGACTGTCGACCCTCCAGAAGAACGAGAAGAGTCTAGCAGCTGCT ATGTTTGAGAGGGAGACAAAGCGAGAGAAGATACTGGAGGCCCGTCAGAGAGAGATTCGTCTGAAGGAGAGAAGCCGCTCTGAACAGAGCAGAGAGGACGAGGCCGGGCGGGAGGACGGAGAGGACAACCTCGAGCAGCTCATCGCCAGAGCTGAGAATGACTTCTACAGCTTGGTGGAAGCAGAgatgaggaggagggagaggagagaGGAAACACCCCAG GAGAATGATGTCTGCGATGAAAGAGAAGTACAGAATGGAGTGGAAAATGGTAAAACTGGGGATGAAACTGGTAACACAGATTTGTCATAA
- the dnai2b gene encoding dynein axonemal intermediate chain 2 isoform X5, producing MEITHVYAKLRSEFGRQCLFSDRPEEVMVDIHPEPSLASQFILKTRKDQGLQACRDMSEHQVNTERFESNSCGMNHVEGGWPKDINPKDVEQTIRFRKKVEKEENYINCLQHLGSVMEHCIKQNNAIDIYQQYFEEDEELEESSELPSAKTINILRDPNEVKRTITSLSWHPDGGRKLAAAYCNLGFQKNPKDMSLDSYIWEIGGSYGRFNHRGMVLWWDVRKLSEPTERLVLDPGREGNLDRALGAISLEFEPTMPTKFMVGTEQGLVVSCNRKAKTAAEKIVCTYDGHHGPIYALQRNPFFPKNFLTVGDWTARIWSEDIKESSIMWTKYQMSYLMDACWSPVRPSVFFTVKMEGVLDIWDILFKQSDPSLSVKVSDKALYSLRVQDNGQLVACGSQNGEATLLEICSGLSTLQKNEKSLAAAMFERETKREKILEARQREIRLKERSRSEQSREDEAGREDGEDNLEQLIARAENDFYSLVEAEMRRRERREETPQENDVCDEREVQNGVENGKTGDETGNTDLS from the exons ATGGAGATCACCCATGTTTACGCGAAGCTCCGCAGCGAGTTTGGCCGTCAGTGTCTGTTCTCTGACCGGCCTGAGGAGGTGATGGTGGACATCCATCCGGAGCCGAGCCTGGCCTCCCAGTTCATCCTGAAGACCCGCAAAGATCAGGGCTTGCAGGCCTGCAGGGACATGTCCGAGCACCAG GTGAACACTGAGCGCTTTGAGTCCAACAGTTGTGGTATGAACCATGTGGAGGGCGGATGGCCAAAAGACATCAACCCGAAGGACGTGGAACAAACCATCCGCTTCAGGAAGAAGGTGGAAAAAGAGGAGAACTACATCAACTGCCTCCAGCACCTGGGCAGC GTCATGGAGCACTGCATTAAGCAGAACAACGCCATAGACATCTACCAGCAGTACTTCGAGGAAGATGAGGAGTTGGAGGAAAGTTCAGAGTTGCCGTCTGCAAAGACCATTAACATCCTCAG AGATCCCAACGAAGTGAAACGTACCATCACCAGCCTGTCGTGGCACCCTGATGGTGGCAGGAAGCTGGCCGCGGCCTACTGCAACCTTGGGTTccaaaaaaaccccaaagaTATGAGCTTGGACTCCTACATCTGGGAAATTGGTGGGTCATACGGAAGGTTCAATCACAGAGGCATg GTTCTGTGGTGGGATGTTCGCAAGCTGAGCGAGCCAACAGAGCGTCTGGTTTTGGACCCGGGGCGGGAGGGGAATCTGGACCGAGCTTTAGGTGCCATCTCTCTGGAGTTTGAGCCCACCATG CCCACGAAGTTCATGGTGGGCACTGAGCAGGGCCTGGTGGTCTCCTGCAACAGGAAGGCAAAGACTGCAGCAGAGAAAATTGTTTGCACATACGACGGCCACCATGGACCCATCTACGCCCTGCAGAGGAATCCCTTCTTCCCCAAAAACTTTCTcactgttggggactggacggCCCGCATCTGGTCAGAAGACATCAAGGAGTCGTCCATCATGTGGACCAA GTACCAGATGTCTTACCTAATGGACGCCTGCTGGAGTCCAGTGAGACCTTCTGTCTTCTTCACTGTGAAGATGGAGGGCGTGCTGGACATCTGGGACATCCTGTTCAAACAGAGTGACCCCAGTCTGAGTGTCAAG GTGAGTGACAAAGCTCTGTACAGCCTCCGCGTTCAGGATAACGGCCAGCTGGTGGCGTGTGGCTCCCAAAACGGGGAAGCCACGCTGCTGGAGATCTGCTCCGGACTGTCGACCCTCCAGAAGAACGAGAAGAGTCTAGCAGCTGCT ATGTTTGAGAGGGAGACAAAGCGAGAGAAGATACTGGAGGCCCGTCAGAGAGAGATTCGTCTGAAGGAGAGAAGCCGCTCTGAACAGAGCAGAGAGGACGAGGCCGGGCGGGAGGACGGAGAGGACAACCTCGAGCAGCTCATCGCCAGAGCTGAGAATGACTTCTACAGCTTGGTGGAAGCAGAgatgaggaggagggagaggagagaGGAAACACCCCAG GAGAATGATGTCTGCGATGAAAGAGAAGTACAGAATGGAGTGGAAAATGGTAAAACTGGGGATGAAACTGGTAACACAGATTTGTCATAA
- the dnai2b gene encoding dynein axonemal intermediate chain 2 isoform X2: MEITHVYAKLRSEFGRQCLFSDRPEEVMVDIHPEPSLASQFILKTRKDQGLQACRDMSEHQVNTERFESNSCGMNHVEGGWPKDINPKDVEQTIRFRKKVEKEENYINCLQHLGSVMEHCIKQNNAIDIYQQYFEEDEELEESSELPSAKTINILRDPNEVKRTITSLSWHPDGGRKLAAAYCNLGFQKNPKDMSLDSYIWEIENPSCPEMTLKPESPLVCLDYNPKDPHTLVGGSYNGQIAYWDTRRGSQPVEYSSLEHSHRDPVYKIIWLQSKTGTEAFSASTDGQVLWWDVRKLSEPTERLVLDPGREGNLDRALGAISLEFEPTMPTKFMVGTEQGLVVSCNRKAKTAAEKIVCTYDGHHGPIYALQRNPFFPKNFLTVGDWTARIWSEDIKESSIMWTKYQMSYLMDACWSPVRPSVFFTVKMEGVLDIWDILFKQSDPSLSVKVSDKALYSLRVQDNGQLVACGSQNGEATLLEICSGLSTLQKNEKSLAAAMFERETKREKILEARQREIRLKERSRSEQSREDEAGREDGEDNLEQLIARAENDFYSLVEAEMRRRERREETPQENDVCDEREVQNGVENGKTGDETGNTDLS, encoded by the exons ATGGAGATCACCCATGTTTACGCGAAGCTCCGCAGCGAGTTTGGCCGTCAGTGTCTGTTCTCTGACCGGCCTGAGGAGGTGATGGTGGACATCCATCCGGAGCCGAGCCTGGCCTCCCAGTTCATCCTGAAGACCCGCAAAGATCAGGGCTTGCAGGCCTGCAGGGACATGTCCGAGCACCAG GTGAACACTGAGCGCTTTGAGTCCAACAGTTGTGGTATGAACCATGTGGAGGGCGGATGGCCAAAAGACATCAACCCGAAGGACGTGGAACAAACCATCCGCTTCAGGAAGAAGGTGGAAAAAGAGGAGAACTACATCAACTGCCTCCAGCACCTGGGCAGC GTCATGGAGCACTGCATTAAGCAGAACAACGCCATAGACATCTACCAGCAGTACTTCGAGGAAGATGAGGAGTTGGAGGAAAGTTCAGAGTTGCCGTCTGCAAAGACCATTAACATCCTCAG AGATCCCAACGAAGTGAAACGTACCATCACCAGCCTGTCGTGGCACCCTGATGGTGGCAGGAAGCTGGCCGCGGCCTACTGCAACCTTGGGTTccaaaaaaaccccaaagaTATGAGCTTGGACTCCTACATCTGGGAAATTG AGAACCCAAGCTGCCCTGAGATGACTCTGAAACCAGAATCTCCACTTGTCTGTCTGGACTACAACCCAAAGGACCCCCACACTCTTGTGGGGGGCAGCTACAATGGCCAGATTG CTTACTGGGACACTCGCAGAGGCAGTCAGCCTGTGGAGTATTCTTCTTTGGAGCACAGTCACAGAGATCCAGTTTACAAGATCATCTGGTTGCAGTCTAAGACTGGGACAGAGGCCTTCTCTGCCTCCACCGACGGACAG GTTCTGTGGTGGGATGTTCGCAAGCTGAGCGAGCCAACAGAGCGTCTGGTTTTGGACCCGGGGCGGGAGGGGAATCTGGACCGAGCTTTAGGTGCCATCTCTCTGGAGTTTGAGCCCACCATG CCCACGAAGTTCATGGTGGGCACTGAGCAGGGCCTGGTGGTCTCCTGCAACAGGAAGGCAAAGACTGCAGCAGAGAAAATTGTTTGCACATACGACGGCCACCATGGACCCATCTACGCCCTGCAGAGGAATCCCTTCTTCCCCAAAAACTTTCTcactgttggggactggacggCCCGCATCTGGTCAGAAGACATCAAGGAGTCGTCCATCATGTGGACCAA GTACCAGATGTCTTACCTAATGGACGCCTGCTGGAGTCCAGTGAGACCTTCTGTCTTCTTCACTGTGAAGATGGAGGGCGTGCTGGACATCTGGGACATCCTGTTCAAACAGAGTGACCCCAGTCTGAGTGTCAAG GTGAGTGACAAAGCTCTGTACAGCCTCCGCGTTCAGGATAACGGCCAGCTGGTGGCGTGTGGCTCCCAAAACGGGGAAGCCACGCTGCTGGAGATCTGCTCCGGACTGTCGACCCTCCAGAAGAACGAGAAGAGTCTAGCAGCTGCT ATGTTTGAGAGGGAGACAAAGCGAGAGAAGATACTGGAGGCCCGTCAGAGAGAGATTCGTCTGAAGGAGAGAAGCCGCTCTGAACAGAGCAGAGAGGACGAGGCCGGGCGGGAGGACGGAGAGGACAACCTCGAGCAGCTCATCGCCAGAGCTGAGAATGACTTCTACAGCTTGGTGGAAGCAGAgatgaggaggagggagaggagagaGGAAACACCCCAG GAGAATGATGTCTGCGATGAAAGAGAAGTACAGAATGGAGTGGAAAATGGTAAAACTGGGGATGAAACTGGTAACACAGATTTGTCATAA
- the dnai2b gene encoding dynein axonemal intermediate chain 2 isoform X4 — translation MNHVEGGWPKDINPKDVEQTIRFRKKVEKEENYINCLQHLGSVMEHCIKQNNAIDIYQQYFEEDEELEESSELPSAKTINILRDPNEVKRTITSLSWHPDGGRKLAAAYCNLGFQKNPKDMSLDSYIWEIENPSCPEMTLKPESPLVCLDYNPKDPHTLVGGSYNGQIAYWDTRRGSQPVEYSSLEHSHRDPVYKIIWLQSKTGTEAFSASTDGQVLWWDVRKLSEPTERLVLDPGREGNLDRALGAISLEFEPTMPTKFMVGTEQGLVVSCNRKAKTAAEKIVCTYDGHHGPIYALQRNPFFPKNFLTVGDWTARIWSEDIKESSIMWTKYQMSYLMDACWSPVRPSVFFTVKMEGVLDIWDILFKQSDPSLSVKVSDKALYSLRVQDNGQLVACGSQNGEATLLEICSGLSTLQKNEKSLAAAMFERETKREKILEARQREIRLKERSRSEQSREDEAGREDGEDNLEQLIARAENDFYSLVEAEMRRRERREETPQENDVCDEREVQNGVENGKTGDETGNTDLS, via the exons ATGAACCATGTGGAGGGCGGATGGCCAAAAGACATCAACCCGAAGGACGTGGAACAAACCATCCGCTTCAGGAAGAAGGTGGAAAAAGAGGAGAACTACATCAACTGCCTCCAGCACCTGGGCAGC GTCATGGAGCACTGCATTAAGCAGAACAACGCCATAGACATCTACCAGCAGTACTTCGAGGAAGATGAGGAGTTGGAGGAAAGTTCAGAGTTGCCGTCTGCAAAGACCATTAACATCCTCAG AGATCCCAACGAAGTGAAACGTACCATCACCAGCCTGTCGTGGCACCCTGATGGTGGCAGGAAGCTGGCCGCGGCCTACTGCAACCTTGGGTTccaaaaaaaccccaaagaTATGAGCTTGGACTCCTACATCTGGGAAATTG AGAACCCAAGCTGCCCTGAGATGACTCTGAAACCAGAATCTCCACTTGTCTGTCTGGACTACAACCCAAAGGACCCCCACACTCTTGTGGGGGGCAGCTACAATGGCCAGATTG CTTACTGGGACACTCGCAGAGGCAGTCAGCCTGTGGAGTATTCTTCTTTGGAGCACAGTCACAGAGATCCAGTTTACAAGATCATCTGGTTGCAGTCTAAGACTGGGACAGAGGCCTTCTCTGCCTCCACCGACGGACAG GTTCTGTGGTGGGATGTTCGCAAGCTGAGCGAGCCAACAGAGCGTCTGGTTTTGGACCCGGGGCGGGAGGGGAATCTGGACCGAGCTTTAGGTGCCATCTCTCTGGAGTTTGAGCCCACCATG CCCACGAAGTTCATGGTGGGCACTGAGCAGGGCCTGGTGGTCTCCTGCAACAGGAAGGCAAAGACTGCAGCAGAGAAAATTGTTTGCACATACGACGGCCACCATGGACCCATCTACGCCCTGCAGAGGAATCCCTTCTTCCCCAAAAACTTTCTcactgttggggactggacggCCCGCATCTGGTCAGAAGACATCAAGGAGTCGTCCATCATGTGGACCAA GTACCAGATGTCTTACCTAATGGACGCCTGCTGGAGTCCAGTGAGACCTTCTGTCTTCTTCACTGTGAAGATGGAGGGCGTGCTGGACATCTGGGACATCCTGTTCAAACAGAGTGACCCCAGTCTGAGTGTCAAG GTGAGTGACAAAGCTCTGTACAGCCTCCGCGTTCAGGATAACGGCCAGCTGGTGGCGTGTGGCTCCCAAAACGGGGAAGCCACGCTGCTGGAGATCTGCTCCGGACTGTCGACCCTCCAGAAGAACGAGAAGAGTCTAGCAGCTGCT ATGTTTGAGAGGGAGACAAAGCGAGAGAAGATACTGGAGGCCCGTCAGAGAGAGATTCGTCTGAAGGAGAGAAGCCGCTCTGAACAGAGCAGAGAGGACGAGGCCGGGCGGGAGGACGGAGAGGACAACCTCGAGCAGCTCATCGCCAGAGCTGAGAATGACTTCTACAGCTTGGTGGAAGCAGAgatgaggaggagggagaggagagaGGAAACACCCCAG GAGAATGATGTCTGCGATGAAAGAGAAGTACAGAATGGAGTGGAAAATGGTAAAACTGGGGATGAAACTGGTAACACAGATTTGTCATAA